Proteins co-encoded in one Candidatus Jidaibacter acanthamoeba genomic window:
- the ftsY gene encoding signal recognition particle-docking protein FtsY — protein sequence MSWLERIKKGLSKTSGNITSSITSIFTTKKLDDRTLEELEELLIMSDMGVKVASSLIQSLKKDKFQKDITEEEVKTYLADKIANIVSPFAKELKFTCKPQVILVCGVNGSGKTTTIGKIANKLKNEGKTVLLAACDTFRAAADLQLKVWAERAGCELIQGEPGADPASVAYKALEKATTEQIDVLLIDTAGRLQNKKNLMEELAKIIKVIKKLNPEAPHDTLLVLDACVGQNAISQVEIFKEIVNITGLIVTKLDGTAKAGILVAIAQKFSTPVHLIGVGEKIEDLDQFDAKAFSKSLFGLE from the coding sequence ATGAGTTGGTTAGAAAGAATTAAAAAAGGCCTAAGCAAAACCTCAGGCAATATAACATCAAGCATAACTAGTATATTCACGACTAAAAAACTTGATGACCGGACTTTAGAAGAGCTTGAAGAACTCTTAATCATGTCGGACATGGGGGTAAAAGTCGCAAGCAGTCTTATCCAAAGTTTAAAAAAAGATAAATTTCAAAAAGATATTACTGAAGAAGAAGTTAAAACTTATCTTGCGGATAAAATAGCAAATATAGTTTCTCCCTTTGCTAAAGAGCTGAAATTTACATGTAAACCGCAAGTTATATTAGTATGCGGAGTAAATGGCAGCGGTAAAACTACTACTATCGGCAAAATTGCCAATAAGCTGAAAAATGAAGGTAAAACGGTTTTACTTGCAGCTTGTGATACCTTCCGCGCGGCCGCTGATCTTCAACTTAAAGTTTGGGCTGAACGCGCAGGGTGCGAACTAATTCAAGGAGAACCGGGAGCAGACCCTGCAAGTGTTGCATATAAAGCTTTAGAAAAAGCAACAACCGAACAAATCGATGTTTTATTAATAGATACTGCGGGACGTCTGCAAAATAAAAAAAATCTCATGGAAGAACTCGCTAAAATTATTAAAGTTATTAAAAAATTAAACCCTGAAGCTCCGCATGACACATTGCTTGTTCTGGATGCATGCGTCGGGCAGAATGCCATCTCTCAAGTTGAGATATTTAAAGAAATAGTAAATATTACCGGGCTTATAGTTACTAAATTGGACGGCACTGCTAAAGCCGGAATATTGGTTGCAATCGCTCAAAAATTTTCTACTCCCGTTCATTTAATCGGAGTAGGAGAGAAAATTGAGGACTTAGATCAATTTGATGCTAAAGCATTTAGTAAAAGCTTATTCGGCTTAGAATAG